GGGCAGCTGGATCCTCGACGAGAACAAGCCCCGCAAGGCCGCATTGGAGAGCGCGTTGCTTTCCTTCGGGGTCGGGTTCGATCATCTTGGCCTGCCGACGGCGTTGATCGACGTACGGCGCGACAATCACCGGGCGCTGGACTTCTACCGGCGCCTTGGAATGAAGGAAACCGGTGCTGACGATGTTGATATTTATTTCTCGTACTCTGAGGACCGATATTTTCAGGATCGAGAGCTATTCATGGCCACTGTGCGAGAGGCAGGCGCTGCATGAGCCTTGGCAACCAACTCTCCCCGGGTATGGCTCAACTGATAGACCTCCCGGTAGTCACGGATCCAAGAGGCGATCTTACATTTGTCGAAGGCGGTAATCACGTACCCTTTGACATCGCCAGGGTCTATTATCTCTACAATGTCCCGGTTGATGCGGAGCGCGGAGGCCACGCCCATAGGCAGCTTCAACAGGTCGTCTTCGCATTGTCAGGGAGTTTCCGTCTCAGGGTCGATGATGGTAAGGCGCGCGAAGAATACTGGTTGCGAGACCCACGGCAGGGCGCCTTCATAAATCGGTTGATCTGGCGCGAAATGGACCGCTTCAGCCAGGGTGCGGTCTGCATGGTTCTCGCCTCGCACCCTTATGACGAGACGGACTACATTCGCGACTACGACGAATTTCTCCAGGCGGCGGCGCGGGCGCGTGTCCGATGATCCCCTTCCTTGATCTGAAAGCGGCGTACTGCGAACTCAAGCCCGAGATCGACGCAGCGATCCACCGTGTGCTCGAGTCCGGCTGGTACATCCTCGGGCCGGAGGCCGAGGCTTTCGAGGCCGAATGGGCTGAGTATTGTGGCGCAGCCCACGCGGTCGGCCTGGCCAACGGGCTGGATGCGTTGACCCTGGCGCTTCGAGCCTTGGAGGTCGGGTCGGGGGATGAGGTGATCGTGCCCTCGAACACCTATATCGCGACATGGCTGGCCGTCAGCGCCGTCGGCG
The Minwuia thermotolerans DNA segment above includes these coding regions:
- a CDS encoding sugar 3,4-ketoisomerase yields the protein MSLGNQLSPGMAQLIDLPVVTDPRGDLTFVEGGNHVPFDIARVYYLYNVPVDAERGGHAHRQLQQVVFALSGSFRLRVDDGKAREEYWLRDPRQGAFINRLIWREMDRFSQGAVCMVLASHPYDETDYIRDYDEFLQAAARARVR